Proteins encoded within one genomic window of Bacillus sp. SM2101:
- the pstB gene encoding phosphate ABC transporter ATP-binding protein PstB, with protein MNITTVKQQDSKSVIDAGSKASANKEIVYQTSNLNLWYGEDHALKNIDLDIAENEVTAIIGPSGCGKSTFIKTLNRMVELIPIVKTSGQISYRGKNIFDKSYRVEELRTQVGMVFQKPNPFPKSIYENIVYGPKIHGIKNKKVLDEIVEKSLRGAAIWDEVKDRLHENAYGLSGGQQQRLCIARCLAIEPDVILMDEPTSALDPISTLKVEELIQELKQQYSIIIVTHNMQQAARISEKTAFFLSGEVIEFSNTDKLFSTPNDKRTEDYITGRFG; from the coding sequence ATGAACATTACAACGGTAAAACAACAAGATAGTAAAAGTGTAATAGATGCGGGTTCGAAGGCATCTGCTAACAAGGAAATTGTCTACCAAACGTCGAATCTTAATTTATGGTATGGAGAAGATCATGCATTAAAAAATATTGACCTAGATATAGCAGAAAATGAAGTAACAGCAATCATTGGGCCATCTGGGTGTGGAAAGTCGACATTTATTAAAACACTGAACAGAATGGTTGAGCTTATTCCTATTGTGAAGACATCAGGACAAATTTCATACAGAGGTAAGAATATTTTTGACAAGTCTTATCGGGTCGAGGAGCTTCGTACACAAGTAGGGATGGTTTTCCAAAAACCAAATCCATTTCCAAAATCAATTTACGAAAATATCGTATATGGTCCAAAGATACATGGGATTAAAAATAAAAAGGTGCTGGATGAAATTGTAGAGAAAAGTCTAAGAGGAGCGGCAATTTGGGATGAGGTAAAAGACCGCCTTCATGAAAATGCATATGGTTTATCAGGCGGGCAGCAGCAACGTCTTTGTATTGCAAGGTGCTTAGCAATTGAACCAGATGTAATTTTAATGGACGAACCGACTTCAGCATTAGATCCAATCTCTACTTTAAAAGTAGAAGAGCTTATACAGGAGTTAAAGCAACAGTACAGTATTATCATTGTTACACATAATATGCAGCAGGCAGCTCGTATTTCAGAGAAAACCGCATTTTTCTTAAGCGGTGAGGTAATTGAGTTTTCAAATACTGATAAACTATTTTCAACTCCTAATGATAAACGAACTGAAGATTATATAACTGGTCGCTTCGGGTAA
- a CDS encoding penicillin-binding protein 2, with translation MKKKQKKNKKKRNHLPFRLNVLFFIVFLLFSTLILKLGLTQIVYGEDYKREIEKKEEVTVSASVPRGKIYDRNGNVIVDNIPLNAITYTGFQGTTADERLEVARDLAIFIDKDTESVTERDKKDFWLLTHPEEALEKITKEELNKEDDGELEAKDIYKLQLDRITEEELATITGQELEVLAIYREFSGYALTPQIVKSRSENENDEVTEEEYAVVSEHLAQLPGVDTTTDWLREYPYGDTFRTVLGNITSSKEGLPSEVEDYYVAKEYSRNDRVGKSYIEKQYEEVLHGQKEKVKNITDKAGNPLDQEVITEGENGKDLVLSIDMDLQIAVEKIIEEELLNAKSKPGSAFLDRAFVVMMNPSTGEVLSLAGKQYTTNEQGEVELWDYAIGTFQEAFEMGSTVKGATLLTGYETGVVNPGESKLDEVLYIKGSPQKKSWEVMGRINDLYALKRSSNVYMFKIAISLLGGEYQRNQPIPSNPEAFDLFRYYFNQFGLGIKTGIDLPGEGTGYVGQDTTSGLLLDMAIGQYDTYTPLQLTQYVSTIANGGYRIKPQVVKDIHEPSPDQEGLGPVLKEFEPLVLNKIDMKTEYIEQVQEGFRQVMQETGGTAFGHFGASTYKPAGKTGTAEVYPDGETLAYNLTLIGYAPYDNPEVSFAVVVPNADTTGKSQINKDIGKRILDTYFDLKQQRASGTTQQSTEEATNTESEVIDTTTEAENEIENENE, from the coding sequence ATGAAAAAGAAACAGAAAAAAAATAAAAAGAAAAGGAATCATCTCCCATTTCGGTTGAATGTGTTATTTTTTATCGTTTTTTTACTATTTTCTACCCTGATTTTAAAGCTTGGTCTTACTCAGATCGTTTACGGGGAAGATTACAAACGTGAAATTGAAAAAAAAGAAGAGGTGACTGTTAGCGCATCCGTTCCAAGAGGAAAAATATATGATAGGAACGGTAATGTCATTGTGGATAATATACCGTTAAACGCGATTACATATACAGGTTTTCAAGGTACAACAGCGGATGAGCGTCTCGAGGTTGCGAGAGATCTTGCAATATTTATTGATAAGGATACTGAAAGTGTAACTGAACGTGATAAAAAAGACTTTTGGCTGTTAACACACCCTGAAGAAGCTTTAGAAAAAATAACAAAAGAAGAATTAAACAAAGAAGATGACGGTGAACTTGAAGCAAAAGATATATATAAGCTTCAGCTTGATAGAATCACTGAAGAGGAACTTGCCACAATAACTGGACAAGAGTTAGAAGTCTTAGCAATATATAGAGAATTTAGTGGATATGCACTCACACCACAAATCGTCAAAAGTAGAAGTGAAAATGAAAATGATGAAGTTACTGAAGAAGAGTATGCAGTTGTAAGTGAACATTTAGCTCAATTGCCTGGTGTGGATACGACCACAGATTGGTTACGTGAATACCCATACGGTGATACCTTCCGAACAGTATTGGGAAATATTACATCTTCAAAGGAAGGATTACCTTCTGAAGTAGAAGACTATTATGTCGCCAAAGAATATAGTCGTAATGACCGTGTAGGTAAAAGCTATATTGAGAAGCAATACGAAGAAGTGTTACATGGACAAAAAGAGAAGGTAAAAAATATTACAGACAAGGCAGGCAATCCACTTGATCAGGAAGTAATTACTGAAGGTGAAAACGGTAAAGATCTTGTTCTTTCTATTGATATGGATTTGCAAATTGCTGTTGAAAAAATTATTGAAGAAGAATTATTAAATGCAAAAAGCAAACCAGGATCTGCATTTTTAGACCGTGCTTTTGTTGTTATGATGAATCCATCAACTGGAGAAGTGCTTTCGTTAGCAGGAAAGCAATATACGACAAATGAACAAGGTGAAGTAGAGCTTTGGGATTATGCTATCGGGACGTTTCAAGAAGCTTTTGAAATGGGATCAACAGTGAAAGGCGCAACTTTGTTAACTGGGTATGAAACAGGTGTTGTTAATCCTGGTGAGAGCAAATTAGACGAGGTATTATATATTAAAGGTTCTCCCCAAAAAAAATCATGGGAGGTAATGGGCCGGATTAATGATCTTTATGCTCTTAAAAGGTCATCAAACGTATATATGTTTAAAATTGCAATTTCATTATTAGGTGGAGAATATCAAAGAAACCAACCTATACCTTCAAATCCAGAAGCGTTTGATTTATTTCGCTACTATTTTAACCAATTCGGATTAGGAATAAAAACAGGAATTGATTTGCCAGGAGAAGGAACTGGCTATGTGGGACAAGACACAACTTCAGGTTTGCTGCTAGACATGGCCATTGGACAATATGATACATATACGCCTCTACAGCTAACACAATATGTGTCAACGATAGCCAATGGTGGTTATAGAATTAAGCCTCAAGTTGTGAAGGATATTCATGAGCCATCTCCCGACCAAGAAGGGTTGGGACCTGTATTAAAAGAATTTGAACCTTTGGTGTTAAATAAGATTGACATGAAGACAGAATATATTGAACAAGTGCAAGAAGGGTTTCGTCAAGTTATGCAGGAAACTGGAGGAACAGCCTTCGGTCATTTCGGAGCGAGTACTTACAAACCTGCTGGAAAAACAGGAACAGCTGAGGTATATCCAGACGGAGAAACACTTGCTTATAACTTAACATTAATTGGATATGCTCCATACGATAATCCTGAGGTCTCATTTGCTGTTGTTGTTCCAAACGCTGATACAACAGGTAAAAGTCAAATAAACAAAGATATTGGTAAAAGGATCTTGGACACATATTTTGATCTCAAACAACAAAGGGCAAGTGGTACAACACAGCAATCTACGGAAGAAGCTACTAATACAGAGTCGGAAGTAATTGATACAACAACTGAAGCTGAAAATGAAATTGAAAATGAAAATGAATAA
- the phoU gene encoding phosphate signaling complex protein PhoU, whose amino-acid sequence MVVRGAFELDLQVLKDKLVELGQLTDQALNESIEALTTQNIDQALTVIDDDTPIDLLDEEINDFAILLITKQQPVAIDLRRIIVAIKVSTDVERIADFAVNIAKATIRIGEKRHIKSLDKIVKMQEHAIQMLNLAIQAYETEDVLLAKKVVEMDDFVDQLYGENIRELLELTKTNSEQMSQITQLSFVCRYIERIADHATNIAENIFYIVKGKRYELND is encoded by the coding sequence ATGGTTGTAAGAGGAGCATTTGAACTTGATTTACAAGTACTAAAGGATAAATTAGTAGAGCTAGGTCAACTTACAGATCAAGCATTAAACGAGTCAATAGAAGCACTCACTACTCAAAATATTGATCAGGCATTAACGGTCATTGATGACGATACACCAATAGATCTATTAGACGAAGAAATAAATGATTTTGCTATTTTATTAATTACAAAGCAACAACCTGTAGCTATTGATTTACGAAGAATTATAGTAGCAATAAAAGTATCTACAGATGTAGAACGAATTGCTGATTTTGCAGTTAATATAGCAAAAGCTACGATTAGAATTGGTGAAAAGAGGCACATAAAATCCTTGGATAAGATCGTAAAGATGCAGGAGCATGCTATACAAATGTTAAATCTTGCAATACAAGCTTATGAAACAGAAGATGTACTATTAGCGAAAAAAGTTGTAGAGATGGATGACTTTGTTGATCAGTTATATGGTGAGAATATTAGAGAGCTTCTCGAGTTAACGAAGACTAACAGTGAACAAATGTCACAAATAACTCAGCTATCGTTTGTTTGTCGTTATATCGAACGCATAGCAGATCATGCTACGAATATTGCGGAAAATATCTTTTATATTGTTAAAGGAAAACGTTACGAGTTAAATGATTAA
- the pstC gene encoding phosphate ABC transporter permease subunit PstC, whose protein sequence is MGGKGFSLVAIERPNIDRYSVKEMIQENKQKKGISNMAEKLVPKILFITALISVLTTVGIIFTLIFETITFFNRVSIVDFFTSTAWKPFSSSNPSYGIGALISGTLLITVIAMIVAIPIGVASAIFLSEYASEKTRKTIKPILEVLAGIPTIVYGFFALTFVTPILQKIIPGLSIFNALSPGIVVGIMIIPMVASLSEDAMSSVPNKIREGALALGATKFEVAIKVVLPAALSGIIASFVLAISRAIGETMIVTVAGGATPTFSLDVTQSIQTMTAYIVQVSLGDAGYGTTIYYSVYAVGMTLFVFTLIMNLIARYISRRFREEY, encoded by the coding sequence ATGGGTGGAAAGGGGTTTTCATTAGTGGCTATCGAAAGACCAAATATAGATAGATATTCAGTCAAAGAGATGATTCAAGAAAACAAACAGAAAAAGGGCATTTCAAACATGGCTGAAAAGTTAGTACCAAAAATATTATTTATTACTGCACTTATCTCTGTATTAACTACGGTAGGGATTATCTTTACCCTTATATTTGAGACGATAACTTTCTTTAATAGAGTATCAATTGTAGATTTTTTTACGTCAACAGCTTGGAAACCATTCTCATCTAGTAATCCATCATATGGTATAGGTGCATTGATTTCAGGTACATTGCTAATTACAGTCATTGCAATGATTGTGGCAATACCGATCGGTGTTGCTTCAGCTATATTTTTGAGTGAATATGCTTCAGAAAAGACTAGAAAGACTATAAAACCGATTCTTGAAGTGCTAGCTGGGATCCCGACAATTGTTTATGGTTTTTTTGCATTAACGTTTGTAACACCTATACTTCAAAAGATTATTCCTGGTTTATCAATTTTTAACGCCTTGAGTCCAGGTATCGTTGTTGGAATAATGATTATTCCAATGGTTGCCTCATTATCTGAAGATGCGATGAGCTCGGTTCCTAATAAAATTCGTGAGGGAGCATTAGCTTTAGGTGCAACGAAGTTTGAAGTGGCAATCAAAGTTGTTCTTCCTGCAGCTTTATCTGGTATCATTGCCTCATTTGTCTTAGCTATTTCTAGGGCGATTGGTGAAACGATGATTGTAACTGTTGCAGGTGGTGCAACACCTACATTTTCATTAGACGTTACGCAATCGATACAAACGATGACTGCTTACATCGTACAAGTGAGTTTAGGTGATGCGGGCTATGGAACAACGATTTATTACAGTGTTTATGCAGTAGGGATGACCCTATTCGTATTTACTTTAATAATGAATTTGATTGCTCGTTATATTTCACGCCGCTTCAGGGAGGAATATTAA
- the pstA gene encoding phosphate ABC transporter permease PstA yields MKLIDKDRVQRLMSRRLLKNNLYKILFYAATMFGLVVLAMLLYRVLTQGLSWLDLDFLQNNAAPRAERAGIKAALIGSIWLMAVVAPVSMIIGIGTAIYLEEYAKKNRFNDFIQTNISNLAGVPSIVFGLLGLTVFVRALHLGTSVLAAGLTMSLLILPVIVVASQEAIKAVPNELREASYGMGATKWQTIRRVVLPAAIPGMLTGSILALSRAIGETAPLVVVGIPTFVMFLPDNLLDSFTAMPLQIYNWTGRPQEDFQHVAAAGIIVLLVVLIVMNSIAVFIRNRFEKRY; encoded by the coding sequence ATGAAGTTAATTGATAAAGATCGTGTTCAACGCTTAATGTCAAGAAGACTATTGAAAAATAATTTGTATAAAATTCTTTTTTATGCTGCAACAATGTTTGGATTAGTTGTGTTAGCAATGTTATTGTATCGGGTATTGACTCAAGGATTAAGCTGGTTAGATTTAGACTTTTTACAAAATAATGCTGCTCCAAGAGCAGAACGGGCAGGAATTAAAGCAGCGTTAATTGGCTCGATTTGGCTAATGGCTGTCGTTGCTCCTGTTTCAATGATTATTGGTATAGGAACCGCAATTTATCTAGAGGAATACGCGAAGAAAAATCGTTTTAATGATTTTATTCAAACAAATATTTCAAATTTAGCGGGAGTACCATCAATCGTTTTTGGTTTATTAGGATTAACAGTATTTGTTAGAGCTTTACATTTAGGCACAAGTGTATTGGCTGCGGGGTTGACGATGAGCTTATTAATATTGCCAGTTATCGTTGTTGCATCACAAGAAGCGATAAAAGCTGTGCCGAATGAATTAAGAGAAGCATCTTATGGTATGGGGGCAACGAAATGGCAAACAATTCGTAGAGTAGTTTTACCTGCTGCCATCCCAGGTATGTTAACAGGTAGTATTTTAGCGCTTTCTCGTGCAATTGGAGAAACTGCTCCATTAGTAGTTGTTGGAATTCCAACCTTTGTTATGTTCTTACCAGATAATTTATTAGACTCATTTACTGCCATGCCATTACAAATATACAACTGGACTGGAAGGCCACAAGAAGATTTTCAACATGTAGCTGCAGCCGGAATTATTGTGTTGTTGGTTGTCTTAATTGTTATGAATTCAATAGCTGTATTTATTAGAAATAGATTTGAAAAACGTTATTAA
- the rpmG gene encoding 50S ribosomal protein L33: protein MRVNITLACTECGERNYISKKNKRNNPDRLELKKYCSRDKKSTLHRETK, encoded by the coding sequence ATGCGTGTAAATATTACATTAGCTTGCACAGAATGTGGAGAGCGTAACTATATTTCTAAAAAAAATAAACGAAACAACCCAGATCGCCTTGAGCTTAAAAAATATTGCTCAAGAGATAAAAAATCAACTCTTCATCGTGAAACTAAGTAA
- a CDS encoding endolytic transglycosylase MltG, with amino-acid sequence MNKHSLRAFSSGLITATTVLGSIYFITSGSEQTILETTRTADHVVPESEELKAEIKLLKDQVKEQSLIIQEYESSENVISEDNNSTNQHEPQSEPIRIYHLQVNTGMTSSEISSILEEAKIISNGKELQQYFMDQKLTRQIQVGKFEVSSNMTIENIVSLLTEKTIPE; translated from the coding sequence TTGAATAAACATAGTTTACGAGCATTTTCATCTGGTTTAATTACAGCTACTACTGTGTTAGGCTCCATTTACTTTATAACATCAGGCTCAGAACAAACCATCCTTGAAACGACAAGAACAGCTGATCATGTTGTCCCAGAATCTGAAGAGCTTAAAGCTGAAATAAAGTTATTAAAGGATCAAGTAAAAGAACAAAGCTTGATCATACAAGAATATGAATCTAGCGAAAATGTTATTAGTGAAGATAATAATTCAACAAATCAACATGAACCTCAATCAGAACCTATCCGTATATATCATTTACAAGTTAACACTGGTATGACAAGCTCAGAAATTTCTTCAATACTAGAGGAAGCTAAAATTATATCAAACGGTAAGGAACTACAACAATACTTTATGGATCAAAAGCTTACCCGCCAAATTCAGGTTGGAAAGTTTGAGGTTAGCAGTAATATGACAATTGAAAATATTGTAAGTTTACTAACAGAAAAGACGATTCCTGAATAA
- a CDS encoding L-lactate dehydrogenase, with protein sequence MANNVNRVVLVGTGAVGSSYAFALLNQGVTEELVLIDLNKEKSEGDAMDLNHGVAFAPSPTKIWFGDYSDCQKADIVVLCAGANQRPGETRLDLVGKNVKIYKTIIDQVMASGFDGIFIVAANPVDILTYATWKLSGLPKERIIGSGTILDTARFRYLIGDYFNVDARNVHGYIIGEHGDTELPVWSHADIGGRSIVDIVNDENEFSKEDLDEIFVNVRDAAYQIIERKGATYYGIAMGLVRLTKAILQNENSVLTVSTYLNGEYGEQDVYIGVPAIVNRQGIREIVELKLDKTEQEQFSHSVKVLKDTMGPVLGN encoded by the coding sequence ATGGCTAATAATGTTAATCGTGTTGTACTAGTAGGAACTGGGGCAGTAGGTTCTAGCTATGCGTTTGCTCTTCTTAATCAGGGGGTAACGGAAGAATTAGTGTTAATTGATTTAAATAAAGAAAAATCAGAAGGGGATGCAATGGATTTAAACCATGGGGTTGCTTTTGCGCCATCTCCTACGAAAATATGGTTTGGTGACTATAGTGATTGTCAAAAGGCTGACATCGTTGTTTTATGTGCTGGTGCAAATCAAAGACCAGGTGAAACTCGATTGGATCTTGTAGGAAAGAACGTTAAAATTTATAAAACAATTATTGATCAAGTAATGGCTAGTGGTTTTGATGGAATTTTCATCGTCGCTGCAAACCCAGTTGATATATTAACGTATGCAACATGGAAACTTTCTGGTTTACCAAAAGAACGTATTATTGGTTCAGGGACTATTTTAGATACAGCACGTTTTAGATATTTAATTGGTGATTATTTTAATGTAGATGCAAGAAATGTTCATGGTTATATAATCGGTGAGCATGGAGATACAGAGTTACCAGTGTGGAGCCATGCAGATATCGGTGGAAGATCGATTGTAGATATAGTAAATGATGAAAATGAATTTAGTAAGGAAGATTTGGATGAAATATTCGTTAATGTCCGGGATGCCGCATACCAAATTATTGAACGCAAAGGTGCGACCTATTATGGTATAGCAATGGGCTTAGTTCGACTTACTAAAGCGATATTACAAAATGAAAATTCTGTTTTAACTGTATCTACTTACTTAAATGGGGAATACGGTGAGCAGGATGTTTATATTGGAGTTCCGGCAATCGTTAATCGACAAGGGATACGTGAAATCGTAGAATTAAAACTTGATAAAACTGAACAAGAACAGTTTTCACATTCAGTCAAAGTCTTGAAGGACACTATGGGACCAGTGCTAGGAAATTAA
- a CDS encoding DUF92 domain-containing protein, with translation MNDNYLFYFAIIFVAALSGKRLKSLSLSGAIATIIIGVIVILGFGWKGLFILGSFFVSSSLWSKFKLEKKAFVVEKVAKGDERDWVQVLANGGVPAFASLLYYFDPVNIWLYLFLISIAAANADTWASELGTLSKKKPFLITTMRRVDPGTSGAMTILGTVSSLGGAYFIAILASLIWNELTILLILFIGLFGFIGSLIDTLLGATVQVVYQCPKCSLVTEKTEHCGITCDHLKGFHFLNNDMINLLAITISALLGGLILL, from the coding sequence ATGAATGATAATTATTTATTTTATTTTGCAATCATATTTGTAGCGGCTCTTAGCGGTAAAAGACTTAAATCGCTATCTTTATCTGGTGCAATTGCAACAATCATCATTGGGGTAATTGTTATTTTGGGGTTTGGGTGGAAAGGACTATTTATACTAGGTAGTTTTTTTGTAAGTTCAAGTCTGTGGAGTAAGTTCAAGCTGGAAAAAAAAGCATTCGTAGTAGAAAAAGTGGCAAAAGGTGATGAGCGTGATTGGGTACAGGTTTTGGCGAATGGGGGTGTGCCCGCCTTTGCTAGTTTGTTATATTATTTTGACCCAGTAAATATTTGGCTATACCTTTTCCTAATATCTATTGCAGCGGCAAACGCAGATACGTGGGCTTCAGAGTTAGGTACTTTGAGTAAGAAGAAGCCTTTCTTAATTACCACGATGAGGAGAGTGGACCCAGGAACGTCTGGAGCGATGACAATATTAGGTACTGTTAGTTCGTTAGGTGGTGCTTATTTTATTGCAATACTTGCATCCTTGATTTGGAATGAATTGACGATATTATTGATACTATTCATTGGTTTATTTGGATTTATTGGGAGCTTAATTGATACACTACTCGGGGCAACTGTCCAAGTTGTATATCAATGCCCAAAGTGCTCGTTAGTTACTGAAAAAACAGAACATTGTGGTATAACTTGCGATCATTTGAAAGGCTTCCACTTTTTAAATAATGACATGATTAATTTATTAGCTATCACAATTTCGGCTTTATTGGGTGGGCTCATTTTACTCTAG
- a CDS encoding PstS family phosphate ABC transporter substrate-binding protein, with protein sequence MKNFKVLALSTMLGATMAFSAACGSDEASDGNTQSEAGDKLQGSVIIDGSSTVFPIMEAVAYEYYSVQPEVEVPVGLSGSGGGFKKFVVGETDLSNASRPIKQEEADIAKENNIEYIELELAFDGLTIVVNKTNDFAKDLTVEDLRKIWLENDSLETKKWSDINPDWPAEEIEFYAPGTDSGTYDYFDEVILEEKQIEEDNITLSEDDNTLVTGVSGDDYAIGFFGYAYYLENQDKLTAVKINGVEPNGDTIETGEYTPLSRPLFTYVNVESLGEAQVYDFVHYTLENAATAAEEVGYVRLPQEQYDEQLAKIEEHKK encoded by the coding sequence ATGAAGAACTTTAAAGTTTTAGCATTATCAACAATGTTAGGAGCAACGATGGCTTTTTCAGCAGCTTGTGGCTCCGATGAAGCATCAGATGGTAACACTCAATCTGAAGCTGGGGATAAACTTCAAGGATCGGTCATCATAGACGGCTCTTCTACTGTATTTCCTATTATGGAAGCAGTAGCATACGAATATTATAGTGTGCAACCAGAAGTAGAGGTTCCAGTTGGGTTATCTGGTTCAGGAGGAGGCTTTAAAAAATTCGTCGTAGGGGAAACGGATTTAAGCAATGCTTCACGTCCGATTAAGCAAGAAGAAGCGGATATAGCTAAAGAAAATAATATTGAATATATTGAATTAGAGCTTGCATTTGATGGCTTAACAATTGTAGTAAACAAAACTAATGACTTTGCAAAAGATTTAACTGTTGAAGATTTACGAAAGATTTGGTTAGAAAACGATTCTCTTGAAACAAAAAAATGGTCTGACATAAATCCTGATTGGCCAGCAGAAGAAATAGAATTTTATGCTCCAGGCACAGATTCAGGAACATATGATTACTTTGATGAAGTCATTTTAGAGGAAAAACAAATTGAAGAAGATAACATTACGTTATCAGAAGATGATAACACGCTTGTCACAGGTGTTTCTGGTGATGATTATGCTATTGGGTTCTTCGGATATGCTTATTACCTAGAAAATCAAGATAAATTAACTGCTGTAAAAATTAACGGGGTTGAACCTAATGGGGACACAATTGAAACAGGTGAATATACACCTTTATCACGTCCATTATTCACATATGTAAATGTTGAATCTTTAGGTGAAGCACAAGTATATGATTTTGTTCATTACACATTAGAAAATGCAGCTACAGCAGCTGAAGAAGTTGGTTACGTACGTTTACCTCAAGAACAATATGATGAGCAATTGGCAAAAATTGAAGAACACAAAAAATAA
- a CDS encoding 5-formyltetrahydrofolate cyclo-ligase yields the protein MEEKHHLRNIVKKSLHKIDDYTYHDWSHLIAQRLFSHRLWKNTNTIGITISKRPEVDTIPIIEKAWKHNKKVVVPKCHPTKKKMTFREISSFDQLEMVYYGLQEPIEEQTKETASHDIDLLIVPGLCFTKTGDRLGFGGGYYDRYLVNYIGNTVSLAFAIQIVQALPTESFDKRVQRILTNEEEIICNE from the coding sequence ATGGAAGAAAAGCATCATCTGCGTAATATAGTGAAAAAGTCTTTACATAAAATAGATGACTACACCTACCATGATTGGTCTCATTTAATCGCTCAACGCCTGTTTTCACATCGTCTGTGGAAAAATACAAATACAATTGGAATTACTATATCTAAAAGGCCGGAAGTTGATACAATTCCAATTATAGAAAAAGCATGGAAGCATAATAAAAAAGTAGTAGTACCAAAATGTCATCCGACAAAGAAGAAGATGACATTTAGGGAAATTAGCTCTTTTGATCAACTGGAAATGGTTTATTATGGCTTACAGGAACCTATAGAGGAACAAACAAAAGAGACAGCATCTCATGATATAGATTTATTAATTGTACCAGGGTTGTGTTTTACAAAAACTGGAGATCGTTTGGGATTTGGTGGGGGATATTATGATCGATATTTAGTCAATTATATAGGTAATACAGTTTCGTTAGCCTTCGCTATTCAAATAGTGCAGGCTTTACCAACTGAATCATTTGACAAGCGTGTACAAAGAATTCTAACGAATGAAGAGGAAATTATTTGTAATGAATGA